One Gimesia aquarii DNA segment encodes these proteins:
- a CDS encoding putative quinol monooxygenase encodes MFCLNVILTVKEASDAEEIQGLLTEACRLSRTEPGCLRFDVYYSEEPATFVLVEHWEDEQAWKNHREEKAYQEIYQPQVMPRVERVAHRVKLLLE; translated from the coding sequence ATGTTTTGTCTCAATGTCATTCTTACAGTGAAGGAAGCCTCTGATGCTGAAGAGATTCAGGGGTTGCTTACTGAAGCCTGTCGATTATCCCGTACCGAGCCGGGTTGCCTGCGGTTTGATGTCTATTACTCTGAAGAACCAGCCACCTTCGTACTCGTAGAACATTGGGAGGACGAACAGGCCTGGAAAAATCACCGCGAAGAAAAAGCATATCAGGAAATTTATCAACCACAGGTCATGCCACGTGTCGAACGTGTGGCGCATAGAGTGAAGCTCCTGTTGGAATAA
- the ilvD gene encoding dihydroxy-acid dehydratase encodes MSSDSQPILNRYSSRITQPRSQGASQAMLYATGMSEADMNKAQVGISSVWYEGNSCNMHLNKLAAKVKEGVEAADLVGLRFNTIGVSDGISMGTDGMSYSLQSRDLIADSIETVTCAQWYDANISLPGCDKNMPGCIIAMGRFNRPSIMVYGGTIAPGCLNNEKLDIVSAFQSYGEYLAGTITDETRKQIVQKSCPGAGACGGMYTANTMSSAIEALGMSLPYSSSIPAEHPDKLDECVRAGAAIRTLLELDLKPRDIMTRDAFENALVLIVALGGSTNAVLHMLAIARSVDVKLTIDDIQSVSDRTPLLADFKPSGKYVMADLQEIGGTPAVMKYLLEKGMINGDCMTVTGKTLAENLAELPGLKEGQDIIHTLENPIKPSGHLQILKGNLAPTGAVAKITGKEGLVFEGTANVFDSEEDMLKALEENKIQKGDVIVIRYEGPKGGPGMPEMLTPTSAIMGAGLGKDVALLTDGRFSGGSHGFIVGHITPEAQEGGPIALVKTGDKITIDAENNLLNVDLTNAELEERRQAWTAPPFKYTRGTLYKYIKNVKSASEGCVTDE; translated from the coding sequence ATGTCATCCGATTCCCAACCCATTTTAAACCGATATAGTTCTCGTATCACTCAGCCCCGTTCTCAAGGGGCCTCTCAAGCCATGTTGTATGCGACCGGCATGAGCGAAGCAGATATGAATAAAGCGCAAGTCGGAATTTCCAGTGTCTGGTACGAAGGAAATTCCTGCAACATGCATCTCAATAAACTGGCCGCCAAAGTGAAAGAAGGAGTCGAAGCCGCAGACCTGGTAGGGCTCCGGTTCAACACAATTGGGGTCAGCGATGGTATTTCCATGGGCACCGATGGCATGTCGTATTCGCTGCAATCGCGTGATTTAATTGCCGACAGCATTGAGACTGTGACGTGCGCCCAATGGTACGATGCGAACATCTCACTCCCCGGCTGTGACAAAAACATGCCCGGTTGTATCATTGCCATGGGACGCTTCAACCGTCCTTCGATCATGGTTTACGGTGGAACGATCGCCCCCGGTTGTTTGAACAATGAAAAGTTGGATATTGTTTCTGCCTTCCAATCCTATGGCGAATATCTGGCCGGTACGATCACTGATGAAACACGCAAGCAGATTGTACAGAAAAGTTGTCCTGGCGCGGGTGCCTGCGGCGGGATGTATACGGCAAACACGATGTCATCTGCGATTGAAGCTCTGGGAATGTCACTTCCTTACAGTTCTTCGATTCCCGCAGAACATCCCGACAAATTAGACGAATGTGTTCGAGCCGGTGCTGCCATCAGAACACTACTGGAACTCGATTTAAAACCCCGCGACATTATGACACGCGATGCATTTGAAAATGCATTGGTGCTCATCGTTGCGTTGGGAGGGTCTACGAATGCCGTGCTGCACATGCTGGCGATTGCTCGTTCTGTCGATGTGAAATTAACAATTGATGATATTCAGTCAGTCAGTGATCGCACTCCCTTATTAGCCGACTTTAAACCGAGTGGTAAGTATGTCATGGCCGACTTGCAGGAAATCGGTGGTACGCCTGCTGTCATGAAATATCTGTTAGAAAAAGGCATGATCAACGGGGACTGCATGACTGTCACTGGTAAAACACTAGCCGAAAACCTGGCAGAACTACCTGGTTTGAAAGAGGGACAGGATATTATCCATACGTTAGAAAATCCCATCAAACCGTCGGGCCATCTCCAGATTTTGAAGGGAAATCTCGCTCCCACTGGCGCGGTTGCTAAGATCACTGGAAAAGAAGGTCTGGTCTTTGAAGGAACTGCGAATGTTTTCGATTCTGAAGAAGACATGCTGAAAGCATTGGAAGAAAACAAAATTCAAAAAGGCGATGTCATCGTCATTCGCTACGAAGGCCCCAAAGGGGGGCCGGGTATGCCCGAGATGTTAACGCCGACCTCTGCCATTATGGGCGCCGGTCTGGGGAAAGACGTCGCTTTATTAACCGACGGCCGTTTTTCAGGCGGTTCACACGGATTCATTGTGGGGCACATCACCCCGGAAGCACAGGAAGGGGGGCCGATTGCCCTCGTCAAAACGGGTGATAAGATCACCATTGATGCGGAAAATAATTTACTGAATGTGGATCTTACCAATGCGGAATTGGAAGAGCGTCGCCAGGCATGGACGGCGCCTCCCTTCAAATACACGCGGGGTACGCTCTATAAATATATCAAAAATGTGAAGTCCGCTTCCGAAGGTTGTGTGACGGACGAGTAA
- the ispD gene encoding 2-C-methyl-D-erythritol 4-phosphate cytidylyltransferase, with amino-acid sequence MATFAVILAAAGKSTRFQSKGAEILGTGPQKKPFMDLKGRAVWTRSAEIFSNREDVKQLIITVAEEDIEWFKQKFRPNLAFMDIEIVPGGKERADSVQNALARVKADIDYVAIHDAARPLITDKWVGELFTAVEKSDAVIPAIRISSTLKRVGKDRRIQETVDRTDLWAAQTPQVFKRQLLLDAYAQAGEMQPTDEAQLIENMGYPVTIVEGSPLNQKITTAADFRMAEALLNALPKPKGIRALHPFADEEPRGIL; translated from the coding sequence GTGGCAACCTTTGCAGTAATATTAGCAGCAGCCGGCAAAAGTACGCGGTTTCAATCGAAGGGGGCTGAGATTCTCGGTACGGGACCTCAAAAGAAACCGTTTATGGATCTGAAAGGTCGCGCTGTCTGGACCCGTTCGGCTGAGATCTTCTCGAATCGAGAAGATGTTAAGCAGTTGATCATCACGGTCGCTGAAGAAGATATCGAGTGGTTCAAACAAAAGTTTCGTCCCAATCTGGCGTTCATGGATATTGAAATCGTACCCGGTGGTAAGGAGCGTGCTGACTCCGTTCAGAATGCATTGGCGCGTGTTAAAGCAGATATCGATTATGTTGCAATCCATGATGCAGCACGCCCTTTAATTACTGATAAGTGGGTCGGTGAACTCTTCACAGCCGTTGAAAAATCGGATGCCGTCATTCCCGCCATCCGAATTTCCAGCACTTTGAAACGGGTGGGAAAGGATCGACGAATTCAAGAGACGGTCGACCGCACCGACCTCTGGGCGGCTCAAACACCGCAAGTTTTCAAGCGTCAGCTGTTATTAGACGCCTATGCTCAGGCGGGAGAGATGCAACCAACAGATGAAGCCCAACTCATCGAAAACATGGGGTACCCGGTAACGATTGTTGAAGGCTCCCCCCTCAATCAAAAAATTACGACGGCTGCTGATTTCCGGATGGCCGAAGCGCTTTTAAATGCGTTACCAAAACCGAAGGGAATCCGGGCGTTACACCCCTTTGCCGATGAAGAACCTCGGGGAATTTTGTAA
- a CDS encoding sigma-54 dependent transcriptional regulator: MELPTLILVTQDSTLQQQILAHFKKAFHLVICSSLEDCTGHCREQAIEFILADLRFLASGGHQEDQSLELIQKMVPEAEIIMLTEEECPEILERRAACTNIQHIKGFASEAELLLEIDSCLSPEEEVVASESVTMNSLHGGTSERKIPAHDSFAQNTMHDVNSSQVSHEMTNPALQDGISGQFETNSHEMKIMLNELEIAAQHDVTVLLIGETGAGKTHLSRLVHEVSPRRNEPFLNVACGALPNDLIESELFGHVRGAFTSAHADKDGKFLAAGRGTILLDEIDVLGPEQQVKLLRVIETGEFEPIGSNKTHINKARLVVASNMDLQPLVEQGKFRPDLYYRLNMLKFDVLPLRRRKADIVTLAHGFVRDMATKHNIVIDRIDDEFMEALHAYPWPGNVRELENVIRRAVIYCREGILRKENLPSHILMGQIGPTNDPSVIINHKQNDSDRLGDQVAVTEKELIEQALFKNNYSRTNTAKTLGISRVTLYNKMKKYGMNTKK; this comes from the coding sequence ATGGAACTTCCCACATTGATTCTGGTGACACAAGACTCAACTCTTCAACAACAGATACTGGCCCATTTCAAGAAAGCGTTCCATTTAGTCATCTGTAGTTCGTTAGAAGACTGTACTGGTCACTGCCGCGAACAGGCGATCGAATTTATCTTAGCCGACTTGCGGTTCCTCGCCTCTGGGGGGCATCAGGAAGATCAAAGCCTGGAGTTGATCCAGAAAATGGTTCCCGAAGCTGAAATCATCATGCTGACGGAAGAAGAGTGTCCTGAAATTCTGGAGCGACGAGCAGCCTGCACCAATATTCAACATATCAAGGGTTTTGCCAGTGAAGCGGAATTATTGTTAGAGATTGATTCCTGTCTTAGTCCGGAAGAAGAAGTCGTTGCATCTGAGTCTGTCACAATGAATTCCCTGCATGGAGGGACATCAGAGAGAAAAATACCTGCTCACGACTCTTTTGCACAGAATACGATGCATGATGTTAACAGTTCACAGGTTTCACATGAGATGACGAATCCGGCTCTCCAGGATGGTATCTCTGGTCAGTTCGAAACGAATTCACATGAAATGAAAATCATGCTGAATGAACTGGAGATTGCAGCACAACATGATGTGACTGTGTTACTGATTGGCGAAACCGGGGCGGGTAAAACTCATCTTTCTCGTCTGGTTCATGAAGTTTCTCCACGGCGGAATGAGCCCTTTTTGAATGTGGCCTGCGGTGCGCTGCCCAATGATTTGATCGAAAGTGAATTGTTTGGTCATGTACGGGGGGCATTTACTAGTGCTCACGCGGACAAAGACGGAAAATTTCTTGCTGCAGGACGCGGAACGATTCTACTCGACGAAATTGATGTTTTGGGACCAGAACAACAGGTCAAGCTGTTACGTGTGATCGAAACAGGCGAGTTCGAGCCGATTGGGTCAAACAAAACACATATCAATAAGGCACGGCTTGTGGTTGCAAGTAACATGGATCTTCAACCACTGGTCGAGCAAGGTAAGTTTCGCCCGGATCTTTATTACCGATTGAATATGTTAAAGTTTGATGTTCTTCCTTTAAGACGCCGCAAGGCTGACATTGTGACACTTGCCCATGGTTTTGTACGAGACATGGCAACCAAGCATAATATTGTGATTGATCGAATCGATGATGAATTCATGGAAGCCTTGCACGCCTATCCCTGGCCTGGCAATGTTCGGGAACTGGAGAACGTGATTCGCAGAGCGGTCATTTACTGTCGTGAAGGTATATTACGCAAAGAGAATCTGCCTTCCCATATTCTGATGGGACAAATTGGACCGACCAATGATCCTTCTGTGATCATCAATCATAAACAAAATGATTCGGATCGATTAGGGGATCAGGTAGCAGTTACAGAAAAAGAGCTGATCGAGCAAGCACTCTTTAAAAACAATTACAGCCGCACCAATACCGCCAAGACGTTGGGAATCAGCCGTGTGACTCTGTATAACAAAATGAAGAAGTATGGCATGAATACAAAAAAATGA
- a CDS encoding VOC family protein codes for MKNSSFVNRELIYTTFIVLVVSGLAAWAASSKTVPDAEFAKSTVDFGIVVSDLDKSLHFYKNALGLKEREPFKVTAEMGGDSGLSDNLPFKVYPLVLENDSTATNVKLMQFKGTPSKKTDNSFIHSSLGVSYLTIYVKDTTAALERAKAYGVKPIAKGPLELPAGFPKGIYLTLLRDPDGNLIELVGPKK; via the coding sequence ATGAAGAATTCCAGTTTTGTCAATCGCGAACTGATCTACACAACATTTATTGTGCTGGTCGTCAGTGGTTTGGCAGCATGGGCCGCCAGTAGCAAAACTGTTCCGGACGCCGAATTTGCAAAGTCAACCGTCGACTTCGGAATTGTGGTGAGCGACCTCGACAAGTCGCTTCACTTTTACAAGAACGCACTCGGGTTAAAAGAGCGTGAGCCATTCAAGGTCACAGCAGAAATGGGCGGCGATTCAGGACTTTCTGACAACCTGCCATTCAAGGTCTATCCACTGGTTCTTGAGAATGACAGTACCGCGACCAATGTGAAGCTCATGCAGTTCAAAGGAACTCCTTCTAAGAAGACCGATAATTCTTTTATCCATTCTTCCTTAGGTGTGAGCTACCTGACGATCTATGTCAAAGATACCACAGCGGCATTAGAACGGGCCAAAGCCTATGGGGTAAAGCCCATCGCCAAAGGCCCGCTTGAACTACCCGCTGGATTTCCCAAAGGCATTTATCTGACACTCTTGCGTGATCCGGATGGAAATTTGATCGAACTTGTCGGTCCGAAGAAGTAA
- a CDS encoding TolB family protein translates to MRSVAILCFYCMTCVVLQCFDHPQVVADEEPVVKRTRFYLATPEGVEPKAFYVAEDYYNTGSPTFSADGQKLAFDGWKSQEGESFSNVQIMVVNSDGSDFKVLGPGAMPSWSPGGNRIAFSQPSPSGVAIMNADGSNRKMIETGGWGAQWSPDGKKIAYRVYKSGKSNLRIYDLIEETKSDVFPEGESPYSMIYWNMAWSPDSNWICFLGRKADKTYEVATVNVAGMQEGFKVHFKSKVSPYQDMAWHPQGDMIVFGSPTSPRKLLKFNPAEDKAPEPLEITVEGNINGDVSFTPDGQHLLFNARDKK, encoded by the coding sequence ATGAGATCTGTTGCGATTTTGTGTTTCTATTGCATGACCTGCGTTGTACTTCAGTGTTTTGATCATCCGCAGGTAGTTGCAGATGAAGAGCCAGTGGTGAAACGGACCCGGTTTTATTTAGCGACTCCAGAAGGTGTAGAACCCAAGGCTTTTTATGTCGCAGAAGATTACTATAACACCGGCTCTCCTACCTTCTCTGCGGATGGACAAAAATTGGCCTTTGACGGTTGGAAGTCTCAGGAGGGCGAAAGCTTTTCGAACGTGCAGATTATGGTTGTTAACTCGGATGGGAGTGACTTTAAAGTGTTGGGACCGGGGGCGATGCCGAGTTGGTCTCCGGGAGGGAATCGAATCGCGTTTTCTCAACCTTCTCCCTCAGGTGTCGCCATCATGAATGCCGATGGTTCTAATCGTAAAATGATCGAAACTGGAGGTTGGGGGGCACAGTGGTCACCTGATGGCAAAAAAATTGCCTATCGTGTGTACAAATCAGGAAAATCAAATCTTCGAATCTATGATTTAATCGAAGAAACAAAGAGCGATGTATTTCCTGAAGGGGAAAGCCCGTATTCCATGATTTACTGGAATATGGCATGGTCTCCCGATAGTAACTGGATTTGTTTTCTAGGACGAAAAGCGGATAAAACTTACGAGGTCGCTACAGTGAATGTCGCGGGAATGCAAGAAGGTTTTAAAGTGCACTTTAAAAGCAAAGTTTCCCCATACCAAGACATGGCCTGGCATCCACAGGGAGACATGATTGTATTTGGTTCTCCCACATCACCACGCAAACTACTCAAATTTAATCCCGCTGAGGATAAAGCGCCCGAACCACTGGAAATCACAGTCGAGGGAAACATCAATGGGGACGTCAGCTTCACCCCCGATGGTCAACATTTGCTGTTTAACGCCAGAGATAAGAAGTAG
- a CDS encoding M56 family metallopeptidase, translating to MNLSESTFVQIIWQQFWQCSLLVIAVFLICKFIKFRQSHLTFILWLIVLLKFMTPPLWSSSSGLFCWVQGIQTPEAYQALTNQDQHALTLTESIRQLIGDDVQKLPDVETKAPTVQITVHDGSLKKNPISSFKNSALNSDTTLTQKEWYSARSFFWYSGVVIWGFIAASIVAVMVIRYWQCRQILRTSSMVHDPELDQLLSRLSVELRVKRRVRLLITKSRIGPAVIGLFRPTIILPQAIVDSRSKKELEPILAHELIHIRRGDLWVGLLQLTASIVWWFHPLVWFTGRRLKLEVEQCCDEEVLAELNCEPGLYAKCLLEVLELKHTLKSVPVVPGVRPVEITSKRLERIMKLGQGCQKQTPWWCWMVLIVLSATVLPGAAFVVSAADQQAEEATKSNNTDLLIIQNKSKEKETSSSNQTRTQLQDKNISSLSSSSVLKFLYATEELQNPKAQTVRVYSIKELMEKGRKAVGDSRAKAELIEKVRSFVNKQKRKEEILPQPNTQFANPLMKKSAGSHFAGRLFIKDDHLIVVSEDPEVQKHIAQAIQELSESVFSQLQIKTKIKLISVPQTLIAKIIAQRKEIKVIEVNKFGPMRGATKTNDPFSDSSEIENKAITFETLVANRSQSVIYELLDTKRAEEIHKLIEATESTLLSSPVITMMNGQTANIAQKERPVFENQFAGAGQRFQLNTYGFNLDARPMFPEKGGNQKTGRLEYEITFSKNKGVVKQNTIDLNSKQRQVVELPMINEFRFADSTQIQLGETLLVGGFQIDQNAKNPQVLLLMIQLEKVKPVTDRLMFGVGVNSDTGVIGHILIDESNFEDNLITKTYPVADLVVPLPRKIVTPQKLTQAMIPSVKPRFEPLIELIKKNVTPENWRNQKKQTGSITVYQQTLSLVVRHTKEAHDQIAELLQKMRAIQDQMIELDFQLVQTDHLQKWFKEWERSEVRALQDLLNQLKAQNLKEGILLDPQQAGLMKQMAQRTESLNILQAPKLSLFNGQSIEFNLKTTLDSQKNSPFRIQLRTELQEKQNLRLSMAINANDALDVLSNLKSMTIPNRKSVLIDITDQVNRRGSEFLPFQFFSQNQQEPKKHKHYLLLISTSVMNLSGSKEKLKLQEIKP from the coding sequence ATGAATCTGAGTGAATCGACGTTCGTCCAAATTATCTGGCAGCAGTTCTGGCAATGCTCGTTGTTAGTGATTGCCGTCTTTCTGATCTGTAAATTCATCAAATTCCGGCAATCACATCTGACTTTTATATTGTGGTTGATTGTCTTACTGAAATTTATGACGCCTCCCCTATGGAGCAGTTCCAGTGGCCTATTTTGCTGGGTGCAGGGAATTCAGACACCAGAAGCATACCAAGCTCTCACAAATCAAGACCAGCACGCGCTCACTCTGACGGAATCGATTCGACAACTTATTGGCGATGATGTGCAGAAGCTGCCAGATGTAGAGACAAAAGCACCGACCGTTCAAATTACCGTTCATGATGGATCTCTGAAAAAGAATCCCATATCGAGCTTTAAAAATTCTGCTTTGAATTCTGATACCACACTCACTCAAAAAGAATGGTACTCAGCGCGCTCATTTTTCTGGTATAGCGGGGTTGTTATCTGGGGCTTCATCGCAGCGAGCATTGTGGCTGTGATGGTGATCCGTTACTGGCAATGTCGGCAAATACTGCGCACTTCGAGTATGGTTCATGATCCAGAACTGGATCAATTACTGTCGCGTCTAAGTGTGGAATTACGAGTCAAACGAAGAGTCAGGCTGTTAATCACCAAAAGCCGCATCGGACCAGCAGTGATTGGATTATTTCGCCCCACGATCATTTTGCCTCAAGCGATTGTCGATTCTCGTTCAAAGAAAGAACTGGAACCCATTTTGGCGCATGAGTTGATTCATATTCGACGGGGTGACTTATGGGTTGGTTTGTTGCAACTGACAGCCTCGATTGTGTGGTGGTTTCATCCGCTGGTCTGGTTTACGGGACGGCGTTTGAAGCTTGAAGTTGAGCAGTGTTGTGATGAAGAAGTTCTGGCAGAGTTAAATTGTGAGCCCGGCTTGTATGCAAAATGTTTGCTGGAAGTGCTGGAGTTAAAGCATACGTTGAAATCAGTTCCTGTGGTGCCGGGCGTGCGTCCGGTGGAAATTACCTCAAAACGTTTGGAGCGAATTATGAAATTGGGACAAGGATGTCAAAAGCAAACACCCTGGTGGTGCTGGATGGTTTTAATTGTTTTATCAGCAACGGTATTGCCTGGTGCGGCTTTTGTGGTTTCTGCAGCGGACCAACAAGCTGAAGAAGCGACGAAGAGCAACAATACCGATCTTTTAATCATTCAAAACAAAAGCAAGGAGAAGGAAACAAGTTCATCGAATCAAACCAGGACACAACTTCAAGATAAGAATATCTCAAGTTTGTCTTCCTCTTCGGTTCTCAAATTCTTATACGCAACAGAAGAATTACAAAATCCAAAAGCGCAAACCGTACGTGTTTATTCTATCAAAGAGTTAATGGAAAAAGGCCGCAAAGCCGTAGGTGACTCACGTGCAAAAGCTGAATTGATCGAAAAAGTCCGTTCGTTCGTAAACAAGCAGAAAAGAAAAGAGGAAATCTTACCTCAACCGAACACTCAATTCGCGAATCCATTAATGAAGAAATCGGCTGGCTCTCATTTTGCGGGAAGATTATTCATCAAGGATGATCATCTCATTGTTGTGAGTGAAGATCCAGAGGTTCAGAAACATATAGCCCAAGCGATACAAGAGCTATCTGAATCTGTTTTCTCACAGCTACAGATCAAAACAAAAATCAAATTAATTTCCGTTCCACAAACACTAATCGCAAAAATCATTGCTCAACGGAAAGAAATCAAAGTCATTGAAGTCAACAAATTTGGGCCCATGCGTGGAGCAACGAAAACGAATGATCCATTTTCGGACAGTTCAGAGATTGAAAACAAAGCCATCACATTTGAAACTCTGGTTGCCAATCGTAGTCAATCAGTGATCTATGAATTATTGGATACAAAGCGTGCTGAAGAAATCCATAAATTGATAGAAGCCACAGAAAGTACGCTGCTTTCTTCCCCTGTCATCACGATGATGAATGGTCAAACAGCGAACATCGCACAAAAAGAGAGACCGGTTTTTGAAAACCAGTTTGCGGGTGCTGGACAACGTTTTCAACTCAATACCTATGGTTTCAATCTTGATGCACGACCAATGTTCCCAGAAAAAGGTGGCAATCAAAAAACAGGTAGACTCGAATACGAAATCACATTCTCAAAAAACAAAGGTGTGGTGAAACAGAACACCATTGATTTGAATTCGAAACAACGGCAGGTCGTCGAACTTCCGATGATAAACGAATTTCGGTTTGCAGATTCAACACAGATTCAATTAGGAGAGACGCTATTAGTAGGTGGTTTTCAAATTGATCAAAACGCAAAAAATCCGCAAGTGCTTTTATTGATGATTCAGTTAGAAAAGGTCAAACCGGTCACAGATCGTCTCATGTTTGGTGTCGGTGTCAACAGCGATACCGGTGTCATAGGACATATTCTTATTGATGAGTCTAATTTTGAGGACAATTTGATCACAAAAACCTATCCGGTTGCTGATTTGGTGGTTCCTTTACCACGAAAAATCGTCACCCCTCAGAAGCTTACTCAAGCGATGATACCATCTGTCAAGCCTCGTTTTGAACCGTTAATTGAACTGATCAAGAAAAACGTCACTCCTGAAAATTGGAGAAATCAAAAAAAGCAAACTGGCTCGATCACTGTTTATCAACAAACACTTTCTCTGGTCGTCCGACACACGAAAGAAGCCCACGACCAAATTGCTGAGTTATTGCAAAAAATGAGAGCCATTCAAGACCAGATGATCGAACTCGATTTCCAACTGGTTCAAACCGATCATTTACAGAAATGGTTTAAAGAGTGGGAACGATCTGAAGTCCGGGCTCTGCAAGATCTTTTAAATCAATTGAAAGCTCAAAATTTAAAAGAAGGAATCCTTCTTGACCCACAACAAGCTGGCTTAATGAAACAAATGGCACAACGGACTGAATCCCTCAATATTCTGCAAGCCCCGAAACTCTCACTTTTCAATGGGCAGTCAATAGAATTCAATCTCAAAACGACTCTTGATTCTCAAAAAAACTCACCATTTCGAATTCAGTTACGAACTGAGCTACAGGAAAAGCAAAATCTGCGACTCTCGATGGCCATCAACGCCAATGATGCGTTGGATGTTTTATCCAACCTGAAAAGTATGACCATTCCCAACAGGAAATCTGTATTGATTGACATCACGGACCAAGTCAATCGCAGGGGTTCTGAATTTCTGCCGTTCCAGTTTTTTAGCCAAAATCAGCAGGAGCCAAAAAAACATAAACACTATTTGCTGCTGATTAGCACCTCTGTCATGAACCTATCCGGATCGAAGGAGAAGCTTAAGCTCCAGGAAATTAAACCGTAA
- a CDS encoding BlaI/MecI/CopY family transcriptional regulator yields the protein MTERPALSKGEIEVARALWELKHGTVREVFESFPDSRGIDFTTVQTYLRRLEKKGYVNVKLEGRTRVYSPRVKPRTVIRETVDDLVDRLFAGETFPLMQHLIENRNVSQEDLDALKTLLDQLTEERNESE from the coding sequence ATGACAGAACGACCTGCACTATCCAAAGGAGAAATCGAAGTCGCCCGTGCACTCTGGGAACTGAAACACGGCACAGTACGTGAGGTGTTTGAATCGTTTCCCGACTCGCGAGGCATCGATTTCACAACCGTCCAGACGTACTTGAGAAGACTGGAGAAAAAGGGATATGTCAATGTGAAGCTCGAAGGCCGAACTCGTGTTTATTCACCCCGTGTGAAACCACGTACTGTCATTCGAGAAACTGTGGATGATCTGGTTGACCGTCTCTTCGCGGGAGAAACGTTTCCTTTAATGCAACATCTGATCGAAAATCGAAACGTTAGTCAGGAAGATTTAGACGCATTAAAGACTCTACTTGATCAATTGACGGAGGAACGAAATGAATCTGAGTGA
- a CDS encoding DUF2617 family protein has product MSVRSARPKVNDLIFRLIGRSIHPELYTTCALAEVHQKNYSAVLKICETGHIACIQHKEKTVCEILTSFQNPLPSQKRVLEKPVRGCRSESAQLESGLYYQVSYQLEELDYVVFNNLHEEYMMDSQKADLAYHFVSESRITPGALSIVDFEANQTSLLIHAFHTFPEELAVVKTQSLFEF; this is encoded by the coding sequence ATGAGTGTCCGATCTGCCAGACCGAAAGTAAATGATTTGATCTTTCGCTTGATTGGACGTTCCATCCATCCCGAGCTCTACACCACCTGTGCCTTGGCAGAGGTGCATCAAAAAAATTATTCTGCTGTGTTGAAAATCTGTGAAACGGGGCATATTGCCTGTATTCAACACAAAGAAAAAACCGTTTGTGAGATTCTGACTTCGTTTCAGAATCCCCTGCCCAGCCAGAAACGAGTGCTGGAAAAGCCGGTGCGTGGTTGTCGTTCTGAATCAGCTCAATTGGAATCAGGCCTGTATTATCAGGTCAGCTACCAGTTAGAAGAGCTTGATTATGTGGTTTTTAATAATCTGCATGAAGAATATATGATGGATTCCCAAAAGGCTGATCTGGCTTATCACTTTGTTTCAGAAAGCCGTATCACTCCCGGGGCTCTAAGTATCGTTGATTTTGAAGCGAACCAGACAAGCCTCCTGATACATGCATTTCACACGTTTCCCGAAGAATTAGCGGTTGTAAAAACCCAGTCTTTGTTTGAATTTTAG